Within the Methanomicrobium sp. W14 genome, the region TCACTTTTTGACTACATGGACACTGATTCCTCTGCTTTTTTCAGGGAATCTATGCAGAATGCAAAGAAAAGAAAAAAGGCTGAGCTCCTGGAGTGCACAATAAAGCGCGTTTCTGGAAAAAATGTCAGAATTGAGGCAAGTATATCCCCCAAATTTGATGGAACCGGTTATCTTACCGAGTTCAGGGTTGTAAGCCGTGACATATCCGCCAGGTTTGATGCTGTAAAAGGCCTTTTCAAGTGGAAGTCTTTTCTAAGCTCGATTGTCCAGAACATTCCCCTGATGGTCCTTGTAAAGGAGGTCAGAAAGGGCACCTATATCTTCTTCAACAGGTCTGCCGAGGATTTCTTCGGTCTCAACGGTGAAAGCTCGGTAGGAAGGATGGGATGTGAGCTTTTTGCCGATAAAATAACCGAGTGTTTTGTATCCGGTGACAGAGAGGTCGTCTCCACCAAAAAACCAGTGTTTCTCCATGAGTTTCAGGCAAAATCTAATTCTGGCACTCTGAGGGTTCTTAAGGTCAGGAAAGTCCCCATACTCGGTCCTGATGAAAATCTTGAGTACATTATGACCATTGCGGAGGACATAACCGAGCAGAAACGTGCCGAAGAAGAGATAATCGCCCAGCGTGACCAGGCCCAGAGCTACCTGGATGTGGCGGGAGTCATGATAGCTGTCGTAAACAGAAATGGCATGATAGAGAGCCTGAACAAAAAAGGATGTTCTCTTTTAGGCTACGAGGAGAGTGAGATTGTTGGCTCAGACTGGTTTATGACCGTCGTCCCCCAAGACCTCCGTGACGGACTCAGGAGAGGTTTTGACCTGGCGATAAACGGAGGATGCATCCCTAAACCCGGTGAACACGGAAGGCTTCTAAGAAAGGACGGGACAGAAATTGCAGTAGACTGGTATAATACTTTCCTTAAAAACTCAAAGGGCAAAATAATCGCGATGGTCTCATCTGCATCCGAAAACTAGACCCTGTGCTGTTTTTCAGTATTTTGTCCACTTTGTCCTCCGGTTACCTGTTATCTCCTGTGCATTTTTTCTGCCTGCTGCGTAATTTTTGGCCTGATAGGTGTTTTAACACTGTTCTTCTTTTGGCATACTTTTTTAAGCTATCAATTCCTTAAAAGACGAATAAAACAGCTGGATAATATCCGGTGTAAAAATCCTTCTTTAAAGGATTTTTTCCAGATATCCGGAATATATCCGCCAGGTGCCGGAAATTAAATGAAAAAACCATTATTAATTGTTTTAGCCCTTCTGGCTGCAGTTCTTGTCCTCTCCGGAGAAGTGTCTGCAGGAGGGGATACTTATGCGAAAGGGGATACGGTCGACATTTCGGGAAGCGTTACCGGAAGCCCGTCCCAGGGACTTGCGGTATGGGTTTTCGGCCCGAACTACTGGACACGTGAAATCCAGAGTGTTTCGGGGGACACTTATACTTATGAAATCCCCGGAAGTATTACTGAAAACATGGCTTCCGGGCAGTACTTCTGTATAGTGCAGCACCCGATGATGAACGGCGTATTTGACGTATACGTATCCGGTGATGATGTCGTCTCGTCTTCAGGCCAGTCTTTTGCAATAAGCGGTTCGGGAAAACTGCAGGGAAGCTCCGCCGCATATGCACTCATGAATATGATTGACTCTCCCGATATCGACGATATGTATGTAGTCACAGAGTTTTACATAACCGACCCGTGGATTAGGTTCACTCCTGAGGAGACGTATTATACAGGTGACAATATACTGATCTCCGGAAGCACGAATGTAGCCGCAGGTGAAAAGCTGATATACGAGCTGTATTCATCGTCATTCAACCCCGAGTCCAAGAGCAATCTCTCAGGTTTCTCCGGAAAATCAGGAACTGTAACTGTTGAACCTGCAGGCGATGAAAACGTCTGGGAGGTTTTGATTGACACTGACGGGATGAAACCCGACACTTACATATTCAGAGTATCAAAGGACGACGGTTCCGCAGCATATTCCGAAGAGTTTACCCTTGAAAAAAACCCTTCCTTAACGGTTTCAAACGAAGTCTCTTCCTCTGAGTCTTCTCAAGGAGAGGCCGTTGCAATAAGTACGGCAGTTTCAACATCCGCATCCTCAGGTTATACTGAAAACAAAAATGCTTCCGAAACCGCTGCACAGCCCTCTCCGGGGGCCGGCTGGATTTTGAGCATGTCTGCATTCTTTGTGTCTGCGGTTGCTCTGGCAAAAAGACGTCTCTGATGACTTTTAAAGTCATCGTTTATTTTGTGCCTTTAAAATTCATTTTTGAAATTGTTTTAAGACTGTTTTATTACTATGAAGGACTAATTTTCACACATGGTTGCAAGGCTGAAGCGCTACGGTCAGATCGCCGACGTAATGGTAAAATACGGTTTCGGCATATTTCTTGATGAAATAGATCCCGATGCGTCCAAACGCAGAAAATTTTTCAAGAGGTCTGTACCGGACAGCAGATCCGTCTACGAAAGGGTGAGGCTTGTGCTTGAGGAGCTCGGCCCGACAGCAGTGAAGTTCGGACAGATGGCGGCATCGAGAAGTGAGTCCATACCCCCCGAGCTTGTGGAGGAGCTGAAAAAACTGCATGACCACGTAACACCCGTCCCTTTTGAGGCCCTTGTTCCGACAATAGAGGAGTTCTGCGGTCCGATAAACGAGACGTTTGAATATTTTGAAAAAACTCCCATAGCAGCGGCCTCGATAGGACAGGTCCACAGGGCGGTATTAAAGGACGGGACAATAGTAGCGATAAAAATTCAGCGTCCGAATATAGCCGAAAAAATAGAGACCGATACAGTAATTATAGAGGGCATGGCACGCCGCTTCGAGAAGGTAAATCCTGCATTAAAGGCGTACAACCTCAGCGGAATGGTCGACGATTTTACAAAAATGATGAAAAGGGAGCTTGATTATGTCGCCGAAGGAAAAAACGCCGACATATTCTCCCGCAACTTTAAAAAAAGGCCTGAAATAAAATTCCCAAAAATATACTGGGAGTATTCCGGTTCGAGGCTTCTGATGATGGAGTACATCGAGGGCATCAGGGTCGATGACGTGGAGGGCATAAAAATATACGGCTATGACCCTAAGGTATACGCCGACTGGGGATTTGAGACGTATCTCAAGATGATATTTGAGGACGGCTTTTTTCATATAGACCCTCATCCGGGCAATATTTTCGTGACGATAGACGGCAAACTGGCTTTTATTGATCTTGGCGCTATTGCCATAATAAGACCTGAAAGAAGGCACACATTCATAAAACTACTCTTATCAATAGTCGACACCGACGTCGACATGATAATTGACTGCTTCAAAAAGCTCGGGGTACGTATAGACGACGATGATCTTGACGAGATAAAAGACCAGCTTTATTATGCCCTTTTTGACTCCGAAGGCTTTGAGATATCCTCGGTAGATACGATAAGCTCTCTGAACACAATTCCGAAGATCCTGAACCGCTACCATATACAGATACCGGGAACCCTTATGTCCCTTTTAAAGGTGCTGATTATGGTCATCGGTGTCGGCCAGACTTTAAACCCGCAGTTCAGTTTCTACGACAAGGCAAGGCCTTATCTTACCGAGATTGTAAAAATGCAGTATTTCTCGCCGCAAAGCTTTAAGAAGACTTCGCACACTCTGATGGAAAGCGTCGACAGCATAATGAAGCTTCCGAAGATCTTCAGCAGGACGATGAACAAATGGGCCGCCGGGAAGTTTCAGATAGATATCGTGGCAAAAGATGTGGAAAAACTGTCGAATACCATAGAAAAGGCGACCGACAAGATTTTGATGGGGATGGTTGCATCAGCACTTGTGATAGGTGCCTCAATCGTTATGTACTCTGCCGACTTTGAGTACAGCAACTGGCTTATGTACTTCACCGTGGCTGTATACTGTGCGGCGTTTGTAATAGCTATCGTGACTATTGTGCGTGTATTATTCTTTGAACCTTCAGCAAGAAAAAAATGAAGAAGAACTTAAATAATGCATTTTCATTCCATTTTTTAAGAAATATTTTTTATTTTTTTTATTCTGAAAGCCTTTTGAAAAGGCCTTTAACCGTCTTTTTCTTTTCAAACTTAAACTCGGGTGCAAATATTTTGAGGTCCAGAAAAAGGCTACCCTTAACGGATATCGTGATATCCGCCGCCAGAAAATCCGCGGCTGCGTATAAAAGGGACCTGTTTTTAAGGGTAACGGGAATATCTATTCTATTTTCAGTGCCTGCTTCTAATTTTATGCCGGATTTTTCCCCGTGTCCTATATACTCTTCATGTCCGTCCTCTTCGACTCTGTAGATGTCAAAACATACCTTTTTTATGGATGCACCGGTTAAAAGAGGACTTTTTACACTGATTCTTACGGTAAGGTCCATATTCTGCGGGTTTATTCCGTTAAAAAAAAAGTCCGTGACCTCAATTTCCGGAGCTGCATTTGCTTTCATGTACTCTTTTGAACAGTAAGTTGTTTACTCCGGTTATATTTATGGGTGTGTATGAGTCTTGTTTTGCATGAAATCATATTATTTTTAAGGAGATCTGGTATGATCGTTTAATATAATAAACTTTAAATAGAATCAGCAGTTAAAGAACAGAACATAGCAGAAGCTTATTTAGTTTCACGTCATCTGAAAAAAAGACAGAGTAGAGGTAATTAAATCCATGGCATTGTCTTCTTGCGGGATATGCATGAGAAATCATATTTGAAATCCTCTCCTTAAATTATTTGAAGTATCAGAAAAGGCGGTGAAATGTAAAAAAGGGGGGTGAGTAGCTAATGGCCGATGCAAAAGTTTTGATTGTTGAAGATGAGATTATCGTTGCTATGGGGATTGAAAGGTCTCTTTCCTCTTTCGGTTATAATGTCGTTGGTCTTGCCGTTAGGGGAAACGATGCAGTAAGGATGACAGGGGAGCTTATCCCGGATATTGCACTGATTGACATAGATTTAAAGGACAAAAAAATGGACGGAGTCGATGTCGCCAAAACGATTGGGGAGAGATGGGACATTCCTGTTGTATATCTGACTTCATACGCGGATGAAGATGTGCTTTCACGGGCAATCCGGGCAAACCCTTACGGCTATCTCATAAAACCGGCACGCCCAAGAGAGGTCTACACGACAATTGAGACCGTTCTCCAGAAACACAGGACGGTAAAGGCTGAAAGGGCTATGAAATCCGGGGAGAAAAAGTTTCATATGGTAATGGATTCGATTCCTTTTCCGATATGCCTAATCTCTTCTTCAAATAATTCCCCCCGTCATGAGATTGTATTTGCAAACAAAAGTTTTCTTGACATTGTTTCAGTGGAAATTTCCGAAATTATCCATACTGACCCCTGTGATCTGTTCGGGCAGAACTTCCTGGATAACCTGCACGAATCGAAGGAAAAAAATTCTCCTGAATATGACGCAGTATTGTACTCCGGTGACGGAGGCATTGTTCAGGGCAGGGTTTTCGCAAAGGATGTTGAATATGACAGCGAGAGACTTACGCTTGTAATATTCAGGGAAAAAAACGGGGGTCTGGTATTTTCATCAAAACGGACTGCTGAAAAATATGTCTGAAATAAAAAATTATCCTTTTTTGTTCTCTGTCCGGAAAGTCTCATTCCTTATTTTTTGGAAATAGATTTTAATCATAAAGAGCTTATTTTTAGAAGTTAACTTCAAGGGTAAAGGGAAGTGGCTTTAAGTGGGAATAGATGAGGCGAAAAAAGATCTTGATGCATATATTTCGGCACTGCCCGAAAAAATTCCGCCGGTTTCCGGGAGTATTGGTCACCTTATTGCGTCGATGCTCATAGGGTACAGGACAGGTCTTTACGACAGGGCCATAGGAAGGGCGGACAGGATAATAAAAAAACTTGGAAACGATGAAAAAAAGTCAGTTCTGAAGTGTGCGGTTAAAATAATAAGAAACCGGTCTATAGAGCTTTTGCCGTCGCAAAAGTCAATACGTTCGGAATTCAACTGGGAAGGAGGCGACCCGACGAAGACTTACGGCTACAGTGTCCCCGAGGAGCAGGCGTGCAGGTTCTCCGAAGGTGACGAAAAGTACTACGCAGTCATTTTAAATAAGGAAGATATCAGGGTCCCTCCTGGTGAATATGAGTATGACAACGCTCTTATTCTTGCGTATTCCTGTGCATACATATCCTCTCCTGAGGACAGGCTTGCACTGGAGGAACAGGTTTTGGGATATGTTCTGCAAAGAATTGAATACTATAAAAGCCCTGACCTGTGAACAGTATATACAATGGCAATTGATGCCCGTTATGGCATAATTTCAAATCTGCTTTTTCGGCTAATCCTCTGTTTTTCCGTCCATGTTGATAAATTTGTCAGCAAATGCAGTGAGCTGGGAGAGAATCGCCGGGTCAAGTGTGCTTTCAGCTGCAAGGTATATGCCGGACAGGTCCATAATCCTCAGCTTGCTTGTTATAAAATGTATAAATTTGGTTATATTGGACGAAGGAATGTAAATCAGCATTGCATTTATCGAATCAAGGAGAAGTGCCGGGTTCTGGTCCTTTTTTTTCTTCAGTTCTTCGGACACTGCAATTGAAATGGCTGTAAGGTCGCCGGGGTTTGTAAGATAAGTGCACTTGGGTACTTTTTCGTTCACTTTTCCCATTGCAAATTTTGATATTGTATCGATGAACGTGATCTTTTCAAGGTCAAGGTTTCTTACGGTGTACACCTCGTAGAGATACTGTGCCGGCTGACTTGCCGAGATGATTATTACCTCCTGTCCGGATTTTGTGATCTCTTTTATAAGTCCTATGTTGTTTTCCTTCAGCATCTCAGGTGGAGAAAGGACGAGCCAGATATGCGGTTTTTTATCTTTATTAAGATATTCTTCAGTTTCAGAGTTACCCATTCTTAAAATCCTCCCCCCTCTCTTTTAGTGTGATATGAACCTTCTGTATGCGTCCGGAATTTCACTTCTGTTTTCGACGATAGCCCTGCTGATATCCTTAAGGTTTTTGTTTATCTGGTCAATGTTTTTTATCTGGATGTCTATTTTTGCACCTATGCTCTCCTCTGATATTTTATTTTCCAGTATGTCCTTTTTAATCTGCACTATGTTGTCCCGGACAAGATTCACAGGCTCTTTTATTCTAAGCGTGGATTCTGTTATATAGGCTATAAGGGCCTCTCTTACCTCCTGCCTGAACATTGCGCTTCCGATTATTCCTGCTGCAGCGCCCAGGGCATCTATTTCAGCTTCTGTCCATTTTCTGTCTTCCCTTGTTTCGTCAAAGCCGATGAAGCCCCACCATTTGTCATTAATAAATATGGGTGTTATCACAGATGTTTTCGTCCCTAAATGTTCCATATTCCTTTTTTCGTCGGGTTCCACCGAGCCTATGTCGGCAATTATGATATTCCCCTTTTCCATCTCGTCTTTCCAGCGGAGGATGCCTGCTTTTTCGTATGAAAGTCCCTGCATCCTTGGATTTGTAATCTGGGAAGCGGATTTGTCGTAAGCCCATTCAAATCTCTCGTTCATGAGAAGGGTGTTAGTATTTTCGTCGGTAGTGTTTTCGAAACAGTATGTCCTTGCAACACCTGTGGCCTTTCCAAGTGCCTCCAGGACCCCGGGCATCACCTTTTCCCAGGAATTTGACTTTAAAAACTGTCTTGATGCGAAGTTTATCGCTTCAAGTATTTTGTCCCTGAGCAGAATGTCATTGACTATTTTTTTTCTTTCAGAAATGTCATGGATATGTATAATAAAATAGCCGCTTTCTTTGTCAAAGAAGAACGTTGCTACAATGGTGACTATTTCAGAGTCCCTTCTGACCAGTCTGAATTCGTAGATTTTGTCGTTGAATGTTTTGCTCTCCAGGAAATTCCTGAATACGCTTTTTATTAGATCTCTGTCCTCCTCATAAATTATAGACTCAAATGTAATTCTGCTGTTTACAATATCCCTGCATTTATATTTCGTAAAGCGGCAAAAGGCAACGTTTGCGGCAATAATCCTTCCCTTTTTGTCAGCCAGGGCGAGTCCTGTGATGGCATGCTCAAATATGTTTTTGTAGATGTCCCCCGTAATATTCATAAGCCATTAATATGAATTTTAAATATAAAAATGTGTTTTAGCCCGCTTGAAAAAAAATCCGTTTATAATGATATGTCAGGTCATCTTTTTATTTGATCTGCGAGGACTTTTTTTTAAATAATTATGAGATTTTTCAGTACAGTAAAAATAAAAAAAGGATTTTTACTTGTGTACATAGTGTTCGACATTTCCGTATGTTTTGAGCTTTTTGTCTTCGTCAAGCACCGATACCGTCCCGTGGCCTCCGCATATGAGGCATTTCTTTCCTGTCCTCTCTTCGTATCCCAAAGCCATCACAAGGACCTTTTTTCTCTCTTCCCGGGCAAGTTCGCTGTCCACATTGACTGATGTCACCAGAAAGTCTGCTATAGAGTTGTATCTCCTGCGGTCATCTGAAAAGCTTGAAAAGTTCATCAGGGTGTCTGCCGTAAACAAAAGGCCTGCTTTCGGGCAGAATATAATAAGCTGGCCTGCCTGGTGGCCTCCCCTGCTTAACAAAACCTCGAATTCAAGACCGCCTATAGGTATTTTTGCAAGTACAGGAAATCCGGTTTCATTCTCCTGCGAGTTTTCGGGAAGAAGTCTTGTGTTCTCTTCGGATGGAGGATTCCAGCGGGAGAAAAGTGCAATCATTTTGGTGTATACCTTTTCAAGTATTGAATTTTCGTTTCTTGACCCCCATGCCCGGTTTCCGCATTTTATAATCTCTAGTGTTGTTGGGTGCATGTATGCCGGCACATTGTATGCTCCCCCGGCACCGCAGTGGTCCGCGTCACCGTGAGTCACTATCATGAACTTCAGTTTTTTGTCTATGTCAAGCCCGTAGTATGAGAACATTTTTCTGGCGTCATCTGAGTATATTCCGTATCCGGTATCAATCATCACAGTTTCACCGGGGTAGTCAAATACGAATATGCTTCCGCCTCCGGGGAGCTGAAAGCAGAACAGTGTCATATCGGGAGTTATCTCAATCTCCTGGACGTCTGCGTAAAAACCCGCTCCGGTTGTTTTGTTCAGAAAATCCCCGCAGAGTATGTAATTTTCAAAGACCTCGTCAGGGTTGTCGCCGCGTTTCGTCAGCTCCTGGACCGTGTGGTTGATGTCCTTTAAAAAGTTTATCAGGAAGTCATCGTCGTCGTTTCCGATGTACCTGCGGAGCTTTTTTGCAAACATTACGTAAAAGACGGTCTTGTCAAGTGATGTCCCCGTCGTGTCGTATTCGATTATATCTATTTTATAGTGGTTTTTCAGTGAGTCCAGGAGCTCGTCTGCCCTGTGCTTCTCCTCAAGGTTCATGCTGACAAAAACGGTCTCCGGAAAGCTTCCCGTATCATCGAAGTCTATCGACCCTATATATGCACCTGCATCAGATGCGATGTCAAGGAATTCGGCAAGGGCTCCTGCCCTGTTGGGAAGGTTGACGCTGAATTTCAGGAAAGGGAGGCTTTTTAAAGAGTTTCTGAGGAACCCTATGGATGAAAGTCTCTCCTTAATCTTTTCGTATGCCTCTTCGCTGCATGTGACCTCGAAGAATGCAGTCTGCGAGTCTATCTGTCTGTCATAGTGAATTCTGTTTATATTTCCGTTGAGCTCGGTTATTATTCCTGAAGCAAGGTTCAGTGCGCCCGGTCTGTTTGGAATGTATGCTACAAATGAATATCTGTTCAAAAAAAATCACCTGTCCGGCTTATTTATTTAGGGGTTTAATCAGGTACATCGCCCACCCGATGTACTCCCTCCCGTATGCAAGGTACTCCTCCTGAACCCTTCTGAAGTAGCTGAGTATCTCTTCATAGTCAGGAGAGGATTTATCTTTACAGCCCATGAGCCAATCGATGCAGTTTCTCCATATTCCGGATTCGTAGACGTCCCAGTCGTTGTCGTCTGCCCTGACAACCGATTTAAGGTCGAAGCCTTTTCCCCTTATTATCTGGAGTATTTCGTATTCCGTCATAATTTCCTGCCACTGGCGGCAGAACTCCGGTGCAACTGTATCTTTTTTCCAGTAGCGGTCTCCGATGATTATTGACCCCGTATCTTTTATGAAACCTGAAAGTACCGTTAAAGTCTCCTCAATGCCTCCCCAGATCTGGGAGGCCCCGAGGGCGACGGCAAAATCATAAAGTTCGCCCTCTTCTTTTTCGTAATCTGAGGCGTCAGCAAAGAATATGGAGATTTTGTCGGAAAGTCCAAGCTCTTCGATTGCATTGCATGCGTTGCGGCAGGCGTCCTCCCTTATGTCAATGCCTGTGCCGGAGATGCCGAAGGTCTCTCCCCACATCCCGAGAAGAGTCCCGTTTCCGCACCCGAAATCGATTACCGACATACCTTCCGACATGCCGGCTATTTCACCTATGTAAACCGCTTTTTCGGGGCTTAAAGGGTTCATTATGCTCAGTGGGCCCTGCGATACAGAGACAATATCACGAAATTCCATTATATTATACCGCCGTAAAATCCAAAACCGGATGAAACGAATCCTAAATCAGATTCTGCATTATTTATTGTCGCTTAAACGGCATCAATTTATTGCAGGCCCAAGGTTCTGTCCGAAAGTGGTTTTAACGGTTTTTAATTGCATACTTTTTGCACATATCCCTCCTCCTATTCAGAGTGGAAACGGACTCCAGTTTCCTTACGGTTCAAAAAAATACTGGTTTAAATTGACTAAATCCAAAAAAGAAACATAGTTATATGAATATAACAAGTTTATAAAATATGAAGAAAACACTCGGTCGTTATATCGGGGTGATAGCATTTATTCTTGTTCTTCTCATCCCGACAGACCCTTCAGTGTTTCCGACAGACGCTAAATACGTCGCCAGTGTGACTCTTCTCATGGTAATCTGGTGGGTTACCGAGGCGATACCGATACAGGCGACTGCACTTCTGCCCGTTATTCTCTTTCCTGCTCTTGGGGTACTGACTCCTGCCGAGGCCTGTGCACCCTATGCCGACAAGACGATATTTCTGTTTATGGGCGGATTTATCATAGCTATGTCAATGCAGAGGTGGGGTCTTCATGAAAGGATAGCCCTGAATATTATAAACAGGGTCGGAACCTCGCCGAGAATGCTTATCCTGGGATTCATGGTGGCAACCGCCTTTTTGTCCATGTGGATCTCAAACACAGCAACGGCGATGATGATGGTTCCTATAGCAATAGCAATCATTGCGACAATTCTCCCCAAGTCCGACACCGGTCTTGGCGAGATGACGGAGCAGCAGAGGGACTTTTCGGAGTGTATAGTGATATCGATTGCATATGCGGCGACAATCGGGGGTATAGCAACAATCATCGGGACACCGCCCAACGGGATATTCGTAGCCCAGATGGAGACTATCTTTCCGTCTGCACCTGCAATTGACTTTTTTACATGGATGGAGTTTGCCCTGCCGCTTGCATGCGTAATGCTCCCGCTTGCATGGCTCTGGCTGACATACGGCCCGTACAGGCACATGCCGGGAAAAATTTCTTCAGGAAAGGAAATAATAGCGGAAAGGCTCAGGTCCCTCGGTGAGATGGGCAGGGGAGAAAAATGGACGCTTCTGGTCTTTGCAATGACGGCTGCAGCCTGGATAATGAGGTCCGAGAAACATATAGGGAATGTTGTAATTCCCGGAATAACCACATATCTTCCTTTTGTCGGAGACTCTACGATTGCAATTGCAGGGGCAGTCCTTTTATTCCTGCTTCCTGTAGACACCAAAGAAGGAGTGTTTACGATGAACTGGGAATGGGCAAAAAAAATTCCCTGGGGGATTCTCATTCTTTTCGGCGGAGGTATCTGTCTTTCGACTGCGTTTATAAAAAGCGGCCTTGCAGGCGTTATAATGCAGCACATGACCTTTATGCATGTCCTGCCTGTGGTTGTAGCTGTCCTTGTCGTGGCTCTTTTGGTCTCACTTTTGACAGAGGTCACTTCCAATACGGCAATAGCTTCGGTTATGATGCCTGTTATGGCTGTAACGGCCGTCAGCATGGGGATTCATCCTTATCTGCTTATGTTAACGGCAGCGTTTGCATGCTCTATGGCTTTCATGCTCCCTGTTGCAACACCCCCGAATGCCGTTGCCTACAGCTCGGGTTATGTTGAGATGAAGGATATGATACGGACAGGCTGGATTCTGAATATTGTCGGAATTTTCATTCTCACACTGTTCATGTTTACCATAATATCCTGGATTCTGGGATTTTCAACTGCAATGCCGGACTGGGCTTTTGAGCCGGCGGTTTCCGTGTGAAGTATCTGTTAAAGTTAATATAATCAAAATAGATCAATCCATAATTTGTTTTTTAAATGCCGGTTAAACCTTTAAAACAGCAGATTTTCAGCCTTATACCCGTTTCATACTCAAGATTAATATGATCCTAAAGCTATACTTCTACATCATGCCCAAGGAAAATATAATATCGGGAGGCCTTGAAGGCGACGGTATTGAGGGACATAGAAAAAAAGTAAAAAAAACATCTTCCCGTGACAATGTTGAAGACTTGGATAGTAATATGAACTTTCAGTCTGGTGAAAGAAGTTCCGGGGAATCCGTCTTTGGCAAAGAGACTTCCGGGAAGAGTGAAGGGAAAACAAAGAGAGAGGAGCGTTCTTCTGAAGAAGGTGATATATTTGATACAGGATTCGGCTCCTTTAAGTCGGTGAAAAAGTACAGGGAGAATTCTCATATAGGAAGCGATTCGGATATCTTTTCGAACGGGTTCGGTTCGAAGGATGCCGGGTGGATGTCAGGTCGCAGGAGAAAATCCACGGCAAAACCCTCCGAGCCGTATGAAGGGGAAAAAACTCATGAAATTCGTTCAAAGACAGAGGAGGGGGATATCTTCGCGACAGATATTGCTTCACATCCTCTTGAGACGTCCGAGGAAAGGGAAGAGCGTAAAGTCAGTGAAAGCAGAAGACCACCCAGACCGCCTGAAAATGGTGACCCTTTCTACACGGGGTTCGGGTATACTGATCAGAGGAGTGAAAGAGAGTCTGAGGCAAAAAAAACAGCACATTCCGGTCTGAAAACAGGGGGTCCTGTGAAGAAAAAGAAGCCTCAAAAAGAACTGTCCGACGAAGACGACGATGATCTGTTCAGCTAGACTAAAAAAAGGTTACAGGAATTCTTTTATTCCTGATCTTCTTTTGTTATGAGGATCTGTATATTCTCTGTTTTTTCAACCGAAATCTCCTTTTTTCCTTTATAAACTGAGACTGTGCCTGTGACATTTACAAACTCTGCCTTTTTGAAACTGTCAAGGTATTCTTCACCGCCCTTAAAGAAAATGTCAGGCCCGTCGGTATTTATTATGAGGTTGTTCCCGGTTTTTGTTGCATATACTCCGGTAACATTTCCTGAAAAGAACACGGGGTTTCCCTCTGTCGAATTTTCGGAATACTCCGT harbors:
- a CDS encoding PAS domain S-box protein, coding for MNITGDIYKNIFEHAITGLALADKKGRIIAANVAFCRFTKYKCRDIVNSRITFESIIYEEDRDLIKSVFRNFLESKTFNDKIYEFRLVRRDSEIVTIVATFFFDKESGYFIIHIHDISERKKIVNDILLRDKILEAINFASRQFLKSNSWEKVMPGVLEALGKATGVARTYCFENTTDENTNTLLMNERFEWAYDKSASQITNPRMQGLSYEKAGILRWKDEMEKGNIIIADIGSVEPDEKRNMEHLGTKTSVITPIFINDKWWGFIGFDETREDRKWTEAEIDALGAAAGIIGSAMFRQEVREALIAYITESTLRIKEPVNLVRDNIVQIKKDILENKISEESIGAKIDIQIKNIDQINKNLKDISRAIVENRSEIPDAYRRFISH
- a CDS encoding response regulator, with product MADAKVLIVEDEIIVAMGIERSLSSFGYNVVGLAVRGNDAVRMTGELIPDIALIDIDLKDKKMDGVDVAKTIGERWDIPVVYLTSYADEDVLSRAIRANPYGYLIKPARPREVYTTIETVLQKHRTVKAERAMKSGEKKFHMVMDSIPFPICLISSSNNSPRHEIVFANKSFLDIVSVEISEIIHTDPCDLFGQNFLDNLHESKEKNSPEYDAVLYSGDGGIVQGRVFAKDVEYDSERLTLVIFREKNGGLVFSSKRTAEKYV
- a CDS encoding PAS domain S-box protein, whose protein sequence is MDNYADELSEILSTLKENPRGLSVSDIALRIGVNRNTVSRYLDMLRISGQVDMKIYGKAKVFFISQRAPVSAMLNFSSDMVAVIDSDMQIVQVNDALCSLLNIDQSEIIGKKLRDSPLVGFDHPLINERMKAALEGSETEDEIKIVRIDEERYYRIRIIPTVLNDSSPGITVMLEDTTGQRRARDALEKSEHNFRSLVEEINDAIWNIDEDGVFLYASPRTEAVTGVSADEIIGKSLFDYMDTDSSAFFRESMQNAKKRKKAELLECTIKRVSGKNVRIEASISPKFDGTGYLTEFRVVSRDISARFDAVKGLFKWKSFLSSIVQNIPLMVLVKEVRKGTYIFFNRSAEDFFGLNGESSVGRMGCELFADKITECFVSGDREVVSTKKPVFLHEFQAKSNSGTLRVLKVRKVPILGPDENLEYIMTIAEDITEQKRAEEEIIAQRDQAQSYLDVAGVMIAVVNRNGMIESLNKKGCSLLGYEESEIVGSDWFMTVVPQDLRDGLRRGFDLAINGGCIPKPGEHGRLLRKDGTEIAVDWYNTFLKNSKGKIIAMVSSASEN
- a CDS encoding MBL fold metallo-hydrolase, which encodes MNRYSFVAYIPNRPGALNLASGIITELNGNINRIHYDRQIDSQTAFFEVTCSEEAYEKIKERLSSIGFLRNSLKSLPFLKFSVNLPNRAGALAEFLDIASDAGAYIGSIDFDDTGSFPETVFVSMNLEEKHRADELLDSLKNHYKIDIIEYDTTGTSLDKTVFYVMFAKKLRRYIGNDDDDFLINFLKDINHTVQELTKRGDNPDEVFENYILCGDFLNKTTGAGFYADVQEIEITPDMTLFCFQLPGGGSIFVFDYPGETVMIDTGYGIYSDDARKMFSYYGLDIDKKLKFMIVTHGDADHCGAGGAYNVPAYMHPTTLEIIKCGNRAWGSRNENSILEKVYTKMIALFSRWNPPSEENTRLLPENSQENETGFPVLAKIPIGGLEFEVLLSRGGHQAGQLIIFCPKAGLLFTADTLMNFSSFSDDRRRYNSIADFLVTSVNVDSELAREERKKVLVMALGYEERTGKKCLICGGHGTVSVLDEDKKLKTYGNVEHYVHK
- a CDS encoding AarF/ABC1/UbiB kinase family protein — its product is MVARLKRYGQIADVMVKYGFGIFLDEIDPDASKRRKFFKRSVPDSRSVYERVRLVLEELGPTAVKFGQMAASRSESIPPELVEELKKLHDHVTPVPFEALVPTIEEFCGPINETFEYFEKTPIAAASIGQVHRAVLKDGTIVAIKIQRPNIAEKIETDTVIIEGMARRFEKVNPALKAYNLSGMVDDFTKMMKRELDYVAEGKNADIFSRNFKKRPEIKFPKIYWEYSGSRLLMMEYIEGIRVDDVEGIKIYGYDPKVYADWGFETYLKMIFEDGFFHIDPHPGNIFVTIDGKLAFIDLGAIAIIRPERRHTFIKLLLSIVDTDVDMIIDCFKKLGVRIDDDDLDEIKDQLYYALFDSEGFEISSVDTISSLNTIPKILNRYHIQIPGTLMSLLKVLIMVIGVGQTLNPQFSFYDKARPYLTEIVKMQYFSPQSFKKTSHTLMESVDSIMKLPKIFSRTMNKWAAGKFQIDIVAKDVEKLSNTIEKATDKILMGMVASALVIGASIVMYSADFEYSNWLMYFTVAVYCAAFVIAIVTIVRVLFFEPSARKK